Genomic segment of Primulina tabacum isolate GXHZ01 chromosome 11, ASM2559414v2, whole genome shotgun sequence:
ATAGATTAAATAACCACGTACACCTTCAAATAATAAAAGATCAtctaaattttcattaaaactTCATGACTTCAAATAAACTCTCATATCATCACTTAAACATTATGCAATCTCGATGATACGAAACTGGATCCTTTGTCACAGAACCATCACCAACACCAGTCACGGCCAAAAAATACCAGATCAAATCAGTCAACAatctcaaaataaaaaataggcCAGATTTTATAGCAACAACTTTCCGAAAACATGTAACATGCGATTACAGTAAAATAGGCCACGCACTAAGAAACGTAATCTTTCAATAATTAGGCTAGGGCAAATAACATCGAGAATAAAATAATCGAACGAGAAAACCGTAAATCAGAAAACAAAATCAGGACCTTTCGGTGCTTCACATTGAGCTCCTTGGAGACATTCGCTTTCTCATTCATGGCAATAATTACTGTGAAGCAAAAATTGGAAGAAATAGAACAGGAATTTGACGACTTCGATTCGATATTTTCCTCTCCCCTCTTCCTCCCACCAAGGACCGTCCGATTCAATTATCGGTGACAAGAAGTTGCTGGAGAAAGAGAGGAGAAACGGAGAATACCAACTAACTGGCTTTTCGTTTGTAAATCGCCCTCCGTTCACGATTTTGATGTtgccttattttttttcttttattttattttctttttttcagTGCTTTAGGCGAAGTGCGTGTGAGGTGGAGTCGTTGAGGAAACATCATCCACTCTCACGTGTCACATATGTGGACGACCCCACACGGATGGAAATGCCCGCTTAAAAAAGTCTTCAATGATATCTTAATTTACTACtggtaaaaaataaataaaaaaatatatatatatatatattgttttttaATAGAGTTGATTGATTTACGAGAATAGACATTTTTTTGAACAacgaattttaaattaaataaggaTAAATTTGACATTAATTGAATGTTCCATACAAGCATATGGttagatttgaatataaaatataaagtttATAAGTTATGGAACTTTATATGAAATGCGATTGTGTTAGAGCCGTTTTTTTAATTCAAAGTTAATGCTTGAGTTATAATCATGTAATAttgtgtgtttttttaaaataaaggtattgtgagaataaattttttgaaaaaaaagaaaaaaattgggtCTTTTATTGTAAGGAAAGGATAATGAGCTTGTTTAGCCATCAGCAATTGAGAATGGATATTGAGAGCTGATTGGAAAATTACAGTATAGATAGATTGCGCCTCCCATTCCACGCCACATCATTTATATTTTGCCAAATGCACCACAAAAATAGTAACTGATAACTCTATCATTCTTTCTGACCTTGGTGAACTAAATGGTTCCACCACGCTGATAGGGACGGCAAAAGGACAAGATACTAGTGCATGAAAATCGTCTTCTGGCTCGTGTGGCAAAACGGACACCAGTCGGACACTACGAATATGTAAAGCTTTCAAAGTTGGCAAGCATGAAGAAAAGGTTCTCCGGATGAAATTTTGACATTCAATTTCCAAAACAAGCTTCGAATTGATGCCTTCTGGATTAGAATTCAACCATCGGACATTCATTAATATCTTGTAACCACTCAAAATAGTATAAGCTCTCGTCATCTCCTTCCCCCTACATCCGTGTTGGCTCAAAGGTATAGATAGTATAATTCGTTGATCTCTCGAAGAATAATTCCTTCACAAAATCCAAATCCCCCAACAACTGAAGCATTGAAACGAAACATACCTGATCTGACGCCGCCGAAGAATGCAAGCAGAGCCTCTTATGATTATGTCTCCGCGGCCTACACCAGGATCGATCAGGTCGTCCATACAAACGGTTTCCATGGCCTCACCCAACAGATGCCGGAAAATAAAACCATCTGCCTTTTCGCCTCCATAATTGCTAAACGTACTGCCGATTATGTTCTCCAGGAAGGCTACAAATTGATCCCTGGTAAGTGGTTCCATATTTCCTAACCTCACTCCATATGTAAATGTATGTTTCTATTTGCAGATGGAGTTGTAGTTCCTAAGATTATAACCAACACGCTCAATGACGTCAGAAAGGAGAATCTTAAAGCTGAAAAACTCCAGGCATCATCACAAGAGAAAGTTGTTACAACCTCAATCAAAGAAATGGTCTCTAACCAGGGATCTGTTTGTTAACTTGTGCGCAATGCATGTACAATGTGTCCTGGTTGGGCATCTGTATTAGTAATCTATAATTTTGTTTATTAAAGGCACGTTTTGGTCCCATTTTACTGTTGTACATAATGCATAAGCTGAAATGTTTGTAAGTCGTCAACTCTTACCAAGAAAAAGGCACAACTCATTGATACAAAAAATAGCTGGTGTAGTACGGCGAGTCCAATAAGATGGCATGGATTATTTAATATACAGTACATAAGAGCATATAATTGtgtatggttgtacaccatacAGTTTCTGGGTCATTGCAGATCATTCTTTCTTCTTGTCACTTGTTTTTGAAACCGATCCAGTGCGGTAAGGTTCAGCGGTGTAGGCATATTGCATCAGTAAAGAGAAGAAAACCATTTCCACTATAACTAAGATATTCTGAAGGGCTTCTTGGAGATGCTCCACATCGAGCCAGAAATGGTTCGATTTAACTATCCCCAATGCTACAAGAATATCAAGgaggattccctgaaaatggtTAAAGAACCAGAATCTCATTGATCACGAATAATGATTTGATCATTAAGCTGGGGTTTAGCTAATTGATATGAGAATTTACCTGCCAGAAGCAGAAGAATACAATGCCTTTGACGCACAAAAACTTTGCAAGTGGCTTATGTGGTGCCAACTCTTTTGCAAAAACATGGTAAAACACGACAAGTGAATATAATGCCAATGAAACTGAAGTGTTCAAGATCATGGTGAACGTCCAGCTGAGCCAACTTGGATAAACTCCAAGAATTTGAAACGATATCATCAAGACTGAGCAAACAGGGCGAATCCACACAAATTGCCATGTCCAGTCCTTGAGAAGTTTCAAATTTTTGTGGTCCAGACGAACAGTGTGAGGCTGCAACATTCAAGATTGcttataatttgtaaacatcATGACTACTCCTAATTGAGTAAGGGAAGATTCAATGGTGGTGAGGAGGATAATTTAGAAACATAATGTGGATAGAGGAGCTATACCTGGAAAAAAGTCATTGGAAACGAGTGATGAATTTCTCTTCCTTTAATTTCATCGGGTACTATGTTTTTGCTGATGGATATGTTCAGATAGGTATACATCAAACCCAAAAACTTTGCCATCACCTACAATTGACAAAGTAAAAAAGATAGAGTCAACCAGTTCCATACCTGATGTGCCATAAATTCTAGAGAATGCTCACCAAAGCTTCGTAGCATTCTTTAATAGAATCCAAGAAAGTGAAAAAGGTCGTGCTCCCACGTATGTCTAGCAAACCAACGTACGAGTCAATGGCATATAATGGAGCCATGAGGACGATAATTACAATGGCTGTTTGTTCCTTTGGCTTCTTCCAAGACATGTAATGTTGGGAGACTAGTTGTATTGAGAAGTGAAGGGAAAGCATGACACATACGGTTGTTCCCATCAGTGTAAATTGCCCACGGTCCATCTCGGAAATATCTAGTGTTTGCTGgaagaaaaacaaagaaataagAGGGCTCACAAACACAAACATATGTTTGATCCATAAAACAAACTACATGTGGGAATATCCCACAAAATGTACAAGTACAGATGAAATGAACAGTAATGAAGCTAATATGATCTCATAAACCTAACAGTTCACAGGAAAATTTGGGGACTCCTGAACTTTTATTCTTCTCTATCATTTACTCTCAGCTCTTCCAGACCCCCACATCTCAATTGATTTCACATTATtccaaaaaaaatgaaaagagagaaaaaaatattcCATTTTCGAAAACCTGTAAATGCAAGCTAGCCATTCaaataaaatcatgatcatgcaaAAGGCAGGAAGCACGTAAATCTGACTAATCTACTTAGTAAAAAGCTTAAAAAATATGTTAAATCTTTTTCATCGTTCTTAGTTGCTTTGTATTTTACAAGTACAATGTGAAGTGGTAGACACAAAAGCTCGTCAATTCCCTATAATCAATGGTCAGCATAAACATACTTCCGCAACCTTAAACGCAAACTATGTCATCTTGGCCTATTCTTTGAATGCAGATCATACCCTCCATACCTTTCTTATCTTTATAATAAAGGGTTTAATCCACTTCCTCTGCAAAGACCAATGCACCAACTGCGGTCGGTTCTTGGGGCAACGAAGGCGTGCACTTAATTTATTATGAACACGATGagttgatatttttttaaaaaaaattttaaaaaaaaattatcgaaTCAcataatgaaatattttatgggaTTAAATATCATATAAGTATTACATCAAGGAGACATCAAAATTAAACCAAATTTGATTGCCATGTGCATTTGAGCTTTGGTTAGTAGTGTTTTGGGTTGGCGTAACTCAACATCATTACATAACAAAAGAGACCAAAGTTGTTGGTTAACATATAGTCATAGATTTCCGGAGGGAATCAAGATCTAGCattattgaaattgaaaaaCTAAATTATCTAGATATGTTGGGATCAGGAGCACACAGCTGGGGTGAGAGACGgtgaaattttaaattatgtgaTTTGTCCTGTCATTACACGGAACGAACAAGTACATAATTTCACTGGATGTGGTTGTCAAATTTGCTGAAATTAAACGAAGCATAACAGTGATTATCATCTGCAAAAGGTATCGAACAAACTAAAACCGAAACTACTTCTTCTTCCCATTAATCCCTTCATCTCATGAAAAAATACACACCTCTCCAGCAGCCCAGCCCAGCCCAGATTCAACTTCTTAACAGCAAACAACACAAGAGGCACAAGCAGTTCAAAGAAATAATTTTCAGATCATCGAAGAAAGAAAAAGGGAACACTTACAGATTTGTGATGCTGGATCGGAGATGCGAACGGAGCAAAGCAAGAACAATAAAAAGCTGAGAACTTTATCAAGATTTGACTCAAATTTATGAAtgaatataattaataatttctttaaaatcgTCACCTACACTTACTttgaattattatattttattttatttttgtttggaGACATTCTTAAGAAATAGTAAATATCATTATCTGGCATGCGAACGTGTGTAATGCGTGGCCTCGGATCTTGATGCCTTTCAATTGACTACTATATTCTCGTGTGTAAAATTTTTAGTTAAAtccatttttgtaatttttttttttggttaatgtttatgaaaaaagtaatattttcatGGTTAAGAGCGGAAGGCCGAAACAATGGCTTGCGAAAGTTATGTATTTCCCAAGGGGAATTAAAAGAAAAGACCAAGAAGTCCTAATATCAGATGCTAGCAAGGCCATTTTATATTATGATCAAGAGAAACAGAGGTAACATCAGAAAAGATCCATGGCCAGTCATAGATTGTGAGTAAAAGTAAAGAAGGCTGTAAACTATATCAATTTTATCGAAATATAAGGGTACAATTCATCGTGGCTATGCAAATACAACCTGATGATGCATGCATTTGCCCCATCAATCgtatatagatacatacatTAAATAGTAATATTTAAACACTGAGGAAAATTCTCCAGTAGAAAGAATAACAGTTTGCTTTCGCCTGCTTGGGAGCTATCCATTGTTCCATAGTGATGAGTCCCAATGTTAAGTCCTCTTAGATCATCCAatcaataatattaaaaaaccACATAATCCATGTGTTTCATCGGCCACGGGGATTTACAAGCTGAGAGAAAACAGCACTTGTTGCCGTTTTTCTGCATCATCATCTGTACCAGAATTATTCATACTCATGCTGTTGTCGAATGGCTCAATATGGGTCGACGGAATTGAAGGGATATGATTCGTACTGTTGTCATCTGGCTCCATGAGTGTCAATGAGGTCTCATCCAGCCGAAGAGCATATTCCAAGTTCCACAAAACATCTCCCATGGAAGGCCtatcaacaccatgctcggccaGACAATTCTTCGCTGTCTCTCCGAATTTCTTCAGAGAAGAAAGATTAACTTTCCCCACAAgatttttatccataatttgaTCCAACATGCCCTTCTTTTGCCATGTCATCACCCACTCTGCGATATTCACTTGATCTCTAGGAAGCACAGGATTCAAAGCCGGTCTTGCGCAAAGAACCTCCATAAGAACTACCCCGAAAGAGTAGACGTCAGATTTCTCAGTGAGCTGTTGACGTCTGAAGTATTCAGGATCCAGATAGCCAAAGCTACCTTTGACAGCAGTACTCACATGAGTTTGATCAAGAGCTGGTCCTGTTATAGACAGACCAAAATCAGCTACCTTTGCAACCAAATTTTCATCTAAGAGTATATTGGTTGTTTTTACATCACGGTGAATGATACTTTGATTTGCTCCCGTATGAAGATAATGAAGCCCCCTCGCTGCACCAATACATATCTCAAGCCGTTGTTTCCAGGAAAGAGGTGGGAGATCCGTGCCGTAAAGGTGGCTTCGAAGTGGTCCATTTGCCATGTATTCATAGACCAGAATCATCTCTGACCTTTCATCACAGTAGCCAATAAGAGACACAAGGTGACGGTGGCGAAGCTTAGCCAACATTTCAATCTCAGTTCGAAATTCTGCAAGGCCTTGCTCCGATCTAGTATTCCCCCTTTTGACAGCTACTTAAGTTCCTTCTTCTAATGTTCCTTTATACACCCTACCGAAGCCACCAACACCAAGAAGCAAGCTTTCGTTGAATTTATCAGTTGAATCTGTTATTTCTTGGAAAGCGAATATCCGGCCAAGGTTGGAAGAAACTAATGAGATGCAACTTGCTGTACCACTCCTCTGTGAGAAGGTAGACATTTTTGTTACGGTTAATGAGTTTTCAATTAAGGGAAGTGTAGGCCATGGGTTCCCTAGTTTGGCCGCCTTTGACCTGCTTGCCACTAAGCAGAAGTAACATAATCCAAGAGATGCCAATGCAGCAACAGCACCAACCACAGAAACTATTATTATCCCCATTTTGCTATTTTTGGGAGGCAATACATGAAGAGTTTCAACGGAAGAAAGTCCACTTAAGCTTCTAGCCTCATTGCTAATCTTCAAAATTTCAAGACCATTCATGATGGCGTTTGTGACATCAGCAGTTGTATCGGGTCCAACACTGACAGTAAGTGTGTTTGAATCAGCTGAGGTGTTGGTGACAAAATCTCTGTAATAAGGCACTTCCAAGTTTCCCGCTTGGCTAGATAGGTCCAGACTCCTGAAAGCTATATCAGTGTTGATATACAGGTTGAATATGATACTGTTTAAATATTTGCTCACAATATCACAGAAATGAACCCTGATGAAATACGAGAAATTCGGATCAACTAGAAATACCCAGGTGATATTGAAGTTCACATTGACCACATTTGCATCCCCCATGGTTTCAGCAGTAGCATAAACAAAATTTGGAGCAATTTCAGGCCCAACAGAAGCACTATACTTTATATTTGAAGGGTTGACAGAAACATTCACAGCAGAGCTGTTTACATGGAGATACTTCATATCATTCTCCCAAGTTCTTCCCAAAGTGTCATTCTGAGCAGTGATCAGAGGACCACCCATATTCAAGCGATACAAGGTTTCGAGAGCGAGCTCCGAAAGGCCATTAAAAGGACCAGAGGGCGATATAGCAACTGCCTGATCAGGGATCAAGTGGTCAGGTATGGATACAACTTCAATGGCATTGACAAAAGCCACAGAATTTTTCGAAGGAACGAAAGTAATTGCCAAGCTATTCGAAGTGACATTGATTGCGTACTCTTTGAAGAGGTAAGAACcattataattttgaaatttgaacttGTGCAAGAGCACAAAATCCTCAGTGACAACAGTGATAGAAGCAGAAGTCAAATTCTGGCCCGGAAGTGAATAAAAATGAAGGCGAATCCAATGCCGGCCCTCTTGTTTGATGTCGAATCTATAGGATGTGGTGCCTGGAAAAAATTCTGGCAGACTGATAGATAGGAAAAGGAGCAGTATAGTTCGAGGTGGCAGCAATTGAATTTTCTTGGCTTTGCAAATAAACCCATGATTGAACTGAATCAGGGATATAGGTCTGGCCAAGGAATGTCACATTTTGTGAAGATCCACAGGCAATCAAGTAGTTATCAGCAGGAGAGAATGCGGCGAATGACTTACTACTATAGAAGATTCCAATCGCAAATACAGCTACAATTACATATACCCAATTCAACATTTTCATAGCTGATAAAACCCAGACAACAAACCTCAACTTCAAATTGGTTTTAAAATTAGGAAGGTGACACTAGTTTGATTCATCCTTGTAGAACAAATCCCAAGCTACATTTCGCATTAATTTCCAGATCTATTCAAACCAGAGCTAACCCAAAAACTACTTAAAATGGCAAACGACCACAGAAACAAGAAGAATCGCCCAAAAAAAAGTAATCTTGGAGTCAAAAAAGACGCGGGGTATGATAAACTGTAGTAGTTCAAACACATAAAAAAAAGACAAAGATCAATGCTTTTTCAACACCATTACCTCACTCATTTGAGCTCGAGAACTTCCACTGATTATATACCATAAAATATAGAGATGTATTAGGACCCCGTATTAAAACTCCTACTTACGACCCTGAATTTTAAATAGCAGAAGTTCCAAGCTCAAACGACAACAGCTCTTTCCGGGCTGTTGATTTGGTTGTCAATTTACACGGTAGGATATACAAGATGGACCATTAATCCTTCAAATAGCAATCATCAAACAGCTGTTGTCAACAGATAATGTGGGTCTTCACCGGGTTAATCTCAGTTTATCAGAAAAGGGGGGATATTTCAAGCAATTTGGATACATCTCATATTGCTTTCCAGATATAATCATACAATTGGAGATGAAATTAGAGTACAAAGTGTTCCTTTCAATATTTGCGCAATCAATTTCCATTAAATCTCTaatatgattttatatttttcaagaatatGCAAGTTTGATTTATAGTGCGATACGTGGAGTGCattttatgtaattatattaaaattagtaaatattagcgtttgaataattattaaaactattgttataatataataaatatatttaaattttaaatattattatatcaaaaatgtttatgtcatttgagataaaatttaaacaagaataataattttttgcgggtaaattgaattttttttatattgacTAAATCAATTTGttagtaataaaaaaatatctaaaaaatcatatattattttgtttatcaaaatttaaaataatatataaatatttttcaaaactcaaaattttcatttattagatgaataaattttgataaaaatatttaattactttttagaacatgttaaaaaatatttacattGAAGTTCTAGTTAAGACACATAATAATATCAATTTACAGACaatcaatatatcaaaataCATTATGACGCTCTTTTATAAAATTCGAAAAacgtaatattatatatatatatatatatataatttattttatttaatattatagaGAATATTAAGAACTAGATATATAAAAGTAatacaaaattcaaaatcataaccaagattaaataatataatataacaaatatatatacttAAATATAGTTTATATTTTTCGGAGACATCAAATCTAAATCTGAATTTTCCCGCACATAGTTCAATTCAAAATATGATAGGTGTCGACTGAGTAGTCCAACAAAAACAAACCAACAAACGTTGGTGTCCTTGAAACATCGTATTAAATTTCCCCATTAAATGTTTATAAATGATTAttcccaaaacaaaatattaaaatatccTTTAAATGTCTTGAgaccatgaaaaaatatataaaacaaaatattaaaatcgcGTTTTAATAAAGTTTCAATGACATTTAAATGTTGCTTGGCGACTTTGGAATCGCTTTCCATCTAATAGAtaaacaaaatatcaaaatcgCATCCAAAGACACCTcaccatttcatttttttaaaactttttttattgtaatcattataataatgataatatttattttactcatTTTTAATCTCACAACATTCTCTACATGACTACATTTtgtttattaatattatatattttactttattatttttataataatcaGTGTTGTTTCTTGATAATCAATATTTTCACTGTTCGTTAAACAGATTAATATACAATGAGTTGTGGTTCGATAGAAAAACTTTGCTAGGAGAATTGATccaggaaaaatatttgtatagaATATTCTATCAACAGTTTTGAGATCAAATAGAGAAATAGTTTTAAATGTGACATCTAGTGGTATCGTATATTTTTTGTCTTGTGGAAGAACTGCTCGTTTCGCCCTGCAATTTCATGTAATCCTAATGAAAAATCAACATTCAATATCAAACAAAGAAGTATTTTGTTTGTGCTTATTGTGAAATCCAAACTTATCGTATAGGGATGAAACTCCAATAATGCACGAGTTTTGTTTTGAATCACTGGACAAAATCAAACGTGATATAATGAGATTCGCAATCTTTCAAGTTTTCACCTCTCTTTAGACGCAAAAAAAAACTGTTGTAGCCGGTGGTGATTTTAAGGAATCTAAAATATATGATACTGGAATCCAATATTAATTTTAAGGAATCCAAAATTATTACTTGGACCCGTTCCACAAGTAGTTTGGGTAATATTTATCATCATGTTTAATAGTATTGCTACTCTAAGTCGTTCATGGGCGGGAATTGATGTTCGACGGGAAGATCAATTATTCCAACATACTTAAACTCTATACGAAAATTTAATATACTCGATTGTCGAGATATATTAAATCGAAAAATAAAAGCCTACtcgaaaacattttttttaaaaaaaggaagAAAACAAAAGTACTGCGTGCTTTGCTAATGATCTTTAATAATTAGTGCTTACAGTTTGAAAGAGAGAACTACTTCATTCTCACCACTAATTTAATATAGAgtaaattgataaaataaaataaaaatattattaataattatttggaatacCCTGAtcgattaattttttatttttttaaaaatatcccaCTTTTATATATACGAAATTTCCGTCCTTGCTATCTGCCACATCTCACCCCCTTTTTTGACAAAGAACCATTAATTAGGGAGAGTGATGGGTCGATAGTCGATACTGATTTAGCAAAGTCACTGTAgattttaaaagatgaaatttATGCtctataaaaattaattaaatttaaagaggATGACAAATTTCTATAACCAAATTAAAGTGATCTTTTTTCCATTTTGGGATCCATCCTGGCAGGAACCAGCTTTTATgtcaatatatttatataactgacctaaaattattttttgttgtatCCGACCAAATTAATCTTTTGTAAACTATCttcaactaatttaattaaatggttAATTATGTTAATTATGTGACTGTCAAAGAAAAACCCGTAGATGATTCAAACATATATAATATACGTGCTTCATTTCCCAGTAATTTAAATGATAACTCATGGAATTTTAATGGATCAACACAATTAAACCTTAATATGCACTACATTGCCGATGATATATATGTAGCACTTGCGCTCCTAAGTTTAGGAAAAAATTCGAGTTTGAAACTCAATTATAACGATATCCTGTCCCGACTCGAAAGGAACAAAAAATCAATCGCACATGAATGAAGTTCCTAGTATATTCAAACTTGTACAAATCAAAGATAGGGGACAGATGGCTAAAAGGATGCTTATGTTCTAACTAATTTTCAAGCCAATAAATAATAATCTCACACGTATATGTTTCTATTCGGATTctgtaaatttatttatttttgtaataaaCATTGAAATATCAACTTATCTTAAAACTtggtttaaaaattatatatatgtacaaatTTTCTGTTACACAGTcaatttcaataatttaaatttcatttatGTCCGGCACTGAAATacacaaaattaattaaattttaaacacaTGAACAAATTAATActcaacataacataacatatatAAAATAGGTTTTCACTTACTTTGAAAGGGTGaaatgcaaaaataaataaacaactCATTTTTAGAGTGGACAACTTTTGGTTTACCTATTCTATCCGGCAGTCAATGAATTTTTGCACTAAAGAATGAAAGTTACAGTAAATTTTTGGCAGATATACATATTGGTCGGCACTGGTTTGGAACGAGTATTTAAAAAGAGTACTGTGAATATATGGTAAAACTTGTCCCTGTAAattctttaaataaaaatataaaattattcaaaatgTTTCTGACTACATCTGTCCAACAACCGATCTTTCTTCGTTTGATTAATTCGTGTATTGATGTAAAAGGATCATCTGAATACAAAAAAGACGACATATTCGTGCACCGTACGGATGATCAAGCCTCACCGATAGGATTTGAGAATGGAGCCGCAGAAACAACATACGATGGCTTTCCAAGATTTCCAATAAAATGGTATGTAACAAAACCTCGTCGAGGTTTGCATGTCGGCCACCAAGGCGCCGTGTCGGCACCGCGAACACATCCCCGCCACCGGCTTGCTCCGCCGTATGACCCTCTTCTGGTCCACCAGAAAACAGAAACAAACCATCAAACGCCTGGCCGGAAGCACCAACCGGGTTATGTATATAAAAAAAGCAGCACAGAAATTGAAATCCTGTTTCGTTGTGAACTATAATAACATAATGTTCAGGGCTTTGGGTTTACATGTGTGCTTTTCGTAGAAGTCTAGGAATCTGGGTTACGGGGGGATGAGTCTGATATGTATAGATAGATAATGGCAGTTGGCAGTTGGAAGGGAATTTAAATCAAAAGAGTTCTTTGTTTTTCGACTATTTCAATTTCTGTAGGTTTCATAAAAAAGAATAAGCTAAGTAACCTTCTCactggtgtgtgtgtgtgtgtgtctatttCTCTCATCATTAATTACTTCCAAGATTGTTAAATAaaaggtaaaataaaaaaaattatttgtaaaatttattatttcaataatttttaatCGAAAAGCTTATAAAAATGGGGCCGAGTGAGTCATTAAATGATATTAACATGGACCATATTACACAAATATAATTGAATAcgatgaaaaaaaaataaatattgtagTTGTTGATTAATGTTGACAAAATTTGTGATTGCTGTATATTTAGGTAAGATCTTCATTAACTCAAAGTGACGAGTAAAATTAGGATTTGGCACATTAGAGGCAAATGACATCGCCGATTATCACATTAAAAATCTCGCT
This window contains:
- the LOC142519929 gene encoding uncharacterized protein LOC142519929, producing the protein MDRGQFTLMGTTVCVMLSLHFSIQLVSQHYMSWKKPKEQTAIVIIVLMAPLYAIDSYVGLLDIRGSTTFFTFLDSIKECYEALVMAKFLGLMYTYLNISISKNIVPDEIKGREIHHSFPMTFFQPHTVRLDHKNLKLLKDWTWQFVWIRPVCSVLMISFQILGVYPSWLSWTFTMILNTSVSLALYSLVVFYHVFAKELAPHKPLAKFLCVKGIVFFCFWQGILLDILVALGIVKSNHFWLDVEHLQEALQNILVIVEMVFFSLLMQYAYTAEPYRTGSVSKTSDKKKE
- the LOC142519930 gene encoding uncharacterized protein LOC142519930 codes for the protein MVCFCFLVDQKRVIRRSKPVAGMCSRCRHGALVADMQTSTRFCYIPFYWKSWKAIVCCFCGSILKSYR